tAGCTGCTCTATACGATCGCGAAGTTTGTTGATTTGCATGTTCAGGTTCTGCAGCTTGTTCATGTTCTCGAagttcttttgtttcttgCGAATGCGAAACCGCTGCGACGCCTCCGTGTTCTTCCTTCTTCGCTCTTGCTTGATTTTATCCAGTTCGTTAGATATGCCCACAGGCGCCTCCTCCTCTTTCACAACAACTGCCGCCGTTGCGGCAACCCTCCCCTTTCTCGGCTCGCGCAGCTTTTTGAACTGTGAAACATCCTGGC
This genomic window from Saccharomyces mikatae IFO 1815 strain IFO1815 genome assembly, chromosome: 9 contains:
- the MET28 gene encoding Met28p (similar to Saccharomyces cerevisiae MET28 (YIR017C); ancestral locus Anc_7.122) codes for the protein MNVNNLSEHLQNLISSDSELGSRLLSLLLVSSGNAEELISMINNGQDVSQFKKLREPRKGRVAATAAVVVKEEEAPVGISNELDKIKQERRRKNTEASQRFRIRKKQKNFENMNKLQNLNMQINKLRDRIEQLNKENEFWKAKLNDINEIKSMKLLNDIKRRNMGR